One genomic segment of Manis javanica isolate MJ-LG chromosome 7, MJ_LKY, whole genome shotgun sequence includes these proteins:
- the LOC140850439 gene encoding protein DEPP-like, which translates to MSSRLLLSEAHLPTIRETLEKMLPGWIGQGPPASPSLDDYIRSICQLAQPTSVLSVATARGLCGSLGDITTYLRGQQPALHGAGTSDPLHWLFGESQQRWPSRRELPRTTGPSAESRGPCGQMDSSKAGEASRGSPCDARLSRHFLARPSREWQQGSLTPRQSGRAAASPTRSCPSSVLRTLYLLLPVIHEL; encoded by the coding sequence ATGAGTTCTCGGCTGCTGCTTTCAGAGGCCCACCTGCCCACAATTCGGGAGACCTTGGAGAAGATGCTGCCTGGGTGGATTGGGCAGGGACCCCCGGCCTCTCCCAGCCTGGATGACTACATCAGGTCCATCTGTCAGCTGGCACAGCCCACCTCAGTGCTGAGTGTGGCCACAGCCAGGGGTCTATGCGGGTCCCTAGGGGACATCACCACCTACCTCAGGGGCCAGCAGCCTGCACTGCATGGGGCTGGTACTTCTGACCCCCTGCACTGGCTGTTCGGGGAGTCCCAGCAAAGGTGGCCAAGTAGGAGGGAACTGCCCAGGACGACTGGCCCCTCTGCTGAGTCCAGGGGCCCATGTGGACAGATGGACAGTAGCAAGGCTGGGGAGGCCTCCAGAGGGAGTCCCTGTGACGCCAGATTGTCCAGGCACTTTCTGGCAAGACCATCGAGGGAATGGCAGCAGGGCTCCCTGACTCCCAGGCAGTCTGGTCGGGCTGCAGCCTCCCCCACAAGGTCCTGCCCCAGCAGCGTCCTCAGAACTCTCTACCTGCTCCTCCCAGTGATCCACGAACTCTGA